The Terriglobales bacterium genomic interval AATAAAAAGTCGACGGTCCCTTCGCTGCGCTCAGGGCAGGCTAATAACGGTCGTCGGCAGGAACCAGTCGCAAGTCGCAAGTCGGGAGTCGCAAGTCGCAAGCTATTCGAAAGGCAATCGTTACGATCATGAGAAAGAGAAAGGTCCCAAAAGCCCGGCCCTATAGGGGACCGCGAAATCCGAGGGAAAAAGGCGATTGGGTGGAGATGATGTTCATGGCCAAGGCGAGCGGCCTGGGCTTCACCATCTGCCGCCCGTACGGCGTCCGATTCTTCGATTTCGTGGTATGTCCCAGAAAGGGCCCCATCAGCCGGGTGCAAGTCAAATCAGCCTGGAGCATTCAGAAGCGGATGTACCGCTTCAAGGCGTGCGGCGGCGGGCGGCGCCGCTATCGGCGGGGCGAGGTCGATTTCATCGTCGCTTACGTGGTCCCGGAAGATGTCTGGTACGTCATCCCGCTGTCGGCGATCCGCTTGGAGATGGGTTACGTGGCGCCCCATGTGCCCGGCAGCCGGGCTCGGTTCGAGAAGTTTCGCGAAGCCTGGGGCTTGCTGCGGGGTGAAGGGCCGGCGTACGGCATCAAGATACAGGCCTGCGCGGAGGGCAGCCGTCAGCCATCAGCCATCAGCCGTCAGGAAGAACCGACCGCAGGGGCCGCGGAGAGCGCAGAGGAGATTCATTTCCCGCAGATGGATGCGGAGCGATTTGGATGCTGCTTCTTTGAGCAGACGTTGGGGGTGTGAATCACGGCGGTCCCGGCGCTCGCGGTGGAACAAAGCCAGCGCTGCCCGACGCCTCGGCATCTCCTACAAGACGCTCTTGAACAAAATGCACGCGTACGGGCTAGACTAGGGATTTCGGGCAGTTTCGACCGCTCTTCAATCGCAAATCACAAATCGCAAATCACAAATGAAGCGATCCACGCCTACGGTCTGGACTGGCTCCCGACTCCCGACTCCTGACTCCCGACTCCTGACTCCTTCCCACTGCTATACTGTTTCGCTTTCTGCACGCGATTCCTGCTTTCCTCCTGGGTTCCCGGGAGTCCAAGTCTCCCGGAGGAGTGTGAGGTGCTATGAGAAGGTCCCTGCTCGCCATCCTGGTCCCCGTGCTGCTGTGCGGGCTCTCGCCCGCCCAGCAGAAAGCGCAACCCAGAAGGGCGCCCGGCCGGCCCGCGAGGGGGCCCGCCCGTCCTGCGCCCTCGTCATTCAACGTGCCCGTCGAGTACTACAAGCTCCCCAACGGCCTGCGCGTGGTGCTCTCCCCTGACCACACCGCGCCCACCGTCACCGTCGCCGTGTACTACCACATCGGCTTCCGCATCGAGCCCCGCGACCGCACCGGCTTCGCCCACCTCTTCGAGCACATGATGTTCCAGGGGTCGGAGAACCTGGGGAAGATGGAGTTCATCAAGCTGGTGCAACAGAACGGCGGCGTGCTCAATGGTTCGACGAGATTTGATTTCACCAACTACTTCGAGATCGTGCCCGCGAACAAGCTGGAGACGGTGCTATGGGCCGAGGCCGACCGCATGCACGGCCTGGCGGTGAACGAAGACAACCTGAAGAACCAGCAGGGCGTGGTGGGCAACGAGGTGAAGGTGAACGTGCTGAACCGGCCCTACGGCGGCTTCCCCTGGCTGGACATGCCGCAGTACGCCAACAGCAACTGGTACAACGCGCACAACTTCTACGGCGACCTGCACGACATCGAGGCCGCCACCCTGGGCGACGTCAAGAAGTTCTTCGAAGAGTACTACGCGCCCGACAACGCGGCCCTGGCCATCGTGGGCGACTTCGAGCCCGCCCAGGCCAAGGAATTCGTGAAGAAGTATTTCGGGCCCATCGCGGCGAGCAAGCGGCCGCCGCTGCCCGACCTGAGCGAGCCGCGCCAGGAGAAGGAGAAGAAAGCCGCCAAGGTGGACCCGCAGGCCAAGCGCCCGGCGGTGGCCTTCGCCTACCACATGCCCAAGCGCAACTCTCCCGAGTATTACGCTATGGGGCTGCTGGACCAGATCCTGCTGCAGGGTGACGACAGCCTGCTGCATCTGGAGCTGGTGAAGCGGCGGGGCTACACCGCCGAGGTCGAGGGCGGCATCAACCTGCTGGGCAACATGTTCAACTACGATGGCCCCATGCTGTGGATGGCCGACTGCTACCACGACCAGAACGTCTCCAGCGAGCAGATCATGCGGGCGGTGGACGGCATCATCGACATGGTGCGCACCACGCCGGTGGACCCGGGGACCTACAACCGCGCCCTGGTGAAGCTGCGCTCCGACCTGTACGGCAACATGGAGAGCCTGTTCGGCTTCGGGCGCGCCGACCTGCTGGCCAGCTTCGCACTCTTCGACGACAACCCGGCGCGCATCAACAGCCTGGAAGCGGAGTTCCGCAAGGTGACGCCCGAACTGATCCAGAAGACGGCCAACGAGTACCTGCGTCCCACGAATCGCACGGTGCTGTCCATCGAGCTCAAGCCGCCGGAGAAGCAAGAGAAGCCGGGCGGAGAGAAGCCGAGCGGAGGCGAACAATGAAAACCCTCATGAGATGGGTCCTGGCAGTGCTGGTGCTCACGCTCGCCGGCAGCGGCCTGGCGCCGGCCGAGAAGCAGAAGGCGCCGGCGGGCGGGCCGCCCAAGGGCTTCAAGGTGCCGCCGCACACCGATTTCACCCTGCCCAACGGGCTGAAGGTGACGCTGGTGCCCTACGGCAACGTGCCCAAGGTGACGGTGGACATCGTCGTGCGCAGCGGCAACCTGAACGAAGGCGCCGACCAGGTCTGGCTGGCCGACATCACCGGCCAACTGATGAAGGAAGGCACGGCGACGCACACCGGCGAGGAGATCGCGCGCGGGGCTGCGGCCATGGGCGGGGCCATCAACATCACGGTGGGGCCGGACCAGACGCGCATCCAGAGCGACGCCCTCTCCGAGTACGGACCCTCGATGGTGGCGCTGCTGGCCGACGTCACCCAGCACGCGTCGCTGCCCTTGTCGCAGCTGGACCGGCTGAAGAAGGACGCCATCCGGCGCGCGACCATCGAGCTCACTCAGCCGGGCAACATCGCCCGCCAGCACTTCCTCAAGCTGCTCTACCCTGACCATCCCTACGGCCGGATGTATCCCACGGAGGCGATGGTCCGGAAGTACAGCATCCAGGACGTGCGCACGTTTTACGTTCGGAACTTCGGGGCGGCCCGCACCCACGTGTACGTGGCCGGCAAGTTCGATGCGGTGGCGATGCGCCGGACGGTGACCGCCGCCTTCGGCAGGTGGCAGCGGGGCCCGGAGCCGCTGCTCAACGTCCCCACGCCGGCCGCGGGGCGCGCCTTCGACCTTACCGACAAGCCGGGCGCGGCCCAGAGCACCATCCTGCTCGGCCTGCCGGTGCTCGACCCCAGCAACCCGGACTACGTCCCCTTCCTGGTGATGGACAGCCTGCTGGGTGGCTCGTTCGGCTCGCGCATCACCTCCAACATCCGGGAGAACAAGGGCTACACCTACTCGCCGTTCAGCCAGGTGTCCACGCGCTACCGCGACGCCTACTGGGCGGAGCAGGCCGACGTCACCACCGCGGTCACCGGGCCCTCGTTCAAGGAGATCTTCTACGAGGTGGAACGGCTGCAGAAAGAGCCGCCGGACGCCGCCGAGCTGAAGGGCATCCAGGAGTACCTGAGCGGGCTGTTCGTGCTGCGCAACTCCAACCGGCAGGGGATCATCAACC includes:
- a CDS encoding pitrilysin family protein, with translation MRWVLAVLVLTLAGSGLAPAEKQKAPAGGPPKGFKVPPHTDFTLPNGLKVTLVPYGNVPKVTVDIVVRSGNLNEGADQVWLADITGQLMKEGTATHTGEEIARGAAAMGGAINITVGPDQTRIQSDALSEYGPSMVALLADVTQHASLPLSQLDRLKKDAIRRATIELTQPGNIARQHFLKLLYPDHPYGRMYPTEAMVRKYSIQDVRTFYVRNFGAARTHVYVAGKFDAVAMRRTVTAAFGRWQRGPEPLLNVPTPAAGRAFDLTDKPGAAQSTILLGLPVLDPSNPDYVPFLVMDSLLGGSFGSRITSNIRENKGYTYSPFSQVSTRYRDAYWAEQADVTTAVTGPSFKEIFYEVERLQKEPPDAAELKGIQEYLSGLFVLRNSNRQGIINQLNFVELHGLGDPYLQNFVQKVNAVSPQQVSELAKKYLVREQMKIVVVGDKEKIADQVKPYETVAAKQ
- a CDS encoding pitrilysin family protein, whose translation is MRRSLLAILVPVLLCGLSPAQQKAQPRRAPGRPARGPARPAPSSFNVPVEYYKLPNGLRVVLSPDHTAPTVTVAVYYHIGFRIEPRDRTGFAHLFEHMMFQGSENLGKMEFIKLVQQNGGVLNGSTRFDFTNYFEIVPANKLETVLWAEADRMHGLAVNEDNLKNQQGVVGNEVKVNVLNRPYGGFPWLDMPQYANSNWYNAHNFYGDLHDIEAATLGDVKKFFEEYYAPDNAALAIVGDFEPAQAKEFVKKYFGPIAASKRPPLPDLSEPRQEKEKKAAKVDPQAKRPAVAFAYHMPKRNSPEYYAMGLLDQILLQGDDSLLHLELVKRRGYTAEVEGGINLLGNMFNYDGPMLWMADCYHDQNVSSEQIMRAVDGIIDMVRTTPVDPGTYNRALVKLRSDLYGNMESLFGFGRADLLASFALFDDNPARINSLEAEFRKVTPELIQKTANEYLRPTNRTVLSIELKPPEKQEKPGGEKPSGGEQ
- a CDS encoding group I intron-associated PD-(D/E)XK endonuclease gives rise to the protein MRKRKVPKARPYRGPRNPREKGDWVEMMFMAKASGLGFTICRPYGVRFFDFVVCPRKGPISRVQVKSAWSIQKRMYRFKACGGGRRRYRRGEVDFIVAYVVPEDVWYVIPLSAIRLEMGYVAPHVPGSRARFEKFREAWGLLRGEGPAYGIKIQACAEGSRQPSAISRQEEPTAGAAESAEEIHFPQMDAERFGCCFFEQTLGV